One genomic region from Pseudomonas hormoni encodes:
- the truA gene encoding tRNA pseudouridine(38-40) synthase TruA yields the protein MAADGFFRIALGVEYKGSRFRGWQRQASGVLTVQETLEKALSKVADSPVSLLCAGRTDAGVHACGQVVHFDTQVERSMKAWVMGANINLPHDVSVSWAKVMPAHFHARFKAIARRYRYVIYNDQIRPAHLNEEITWNHRPLDVERMAEAAQYLVGTHDFSAFRAGQCQAKSPIKELHHLRVTRHGKMIVLDIRASAFLHHMVRNIAGVLMTIGAGERPVEWMKEVLESRIRRSGGVTAHPFGLYLVQVEYRDEFELPERYIGPHFLTGFAELDG from the coding sequence ATGGCGGCCGACGGCTTTTTCCGCATCGCCTTGGGCGTTGAATACAAAGGCTCGCGCTTTCGCGGCTGGCAGCGTCAGGCGTCCGGTGTGCTCACGGTGCAGGAAACCCTGGAAAAGGCTTTGTCCAAAGTCGCCGACTCACCGGTGTCGCTGCTCTGTGCCGGGCGTACGGACGCGGGCGTGCATGCGTGCGGCCAGGTGGTGCATTTCGACACGCAGGTCGAGCGTTCGATGAAAGCCTGGGTCATGGGCGCCAACATCAACTTGCCCCACGACGTCAGTGTCAGCTGGGCCAAGGTCATGCCGGCGCATTTCCATGCGCGGTTCAAGGCCATCGCCCGGCGCTATCGCTACGTGATCTACAACGATCAGATCCGCCCGGCGCACCTGAACGAAGAAATCACCTGGAATCACCGCCCCCTCGACGTCGAGCGCATGGCCGAGGCCGCGCAATACCTGGTCGGCACCCACGATTTCAGCGCTTTCCGCGCGGGCCAGTGCCAGGCCAAGTCACCGATCAAGGAGCTGCATCACCTGCGCGTCACGCGCCACGGCAAGATGATCGTGCTGGATATTCGCGCCAGCGCCTTCCTGCACCACATGGTGCGCAACATTGCCGGGGTACTGATGACCATCGGCGCCGGCGAGCGTCCGGTGGAGTGGATGAAAGAAGTGCTGGAGAGCCGGATTCGCCGTTCCGGCGGGGTGACGGCGCATCCATTCGGCCTGTATCTGGTGCAGGTCGAGTACCGCGATGAGTTCGAATTGCCCGAGCGTTACATTGGCCCACACTTCCTGACCGGTTTCGCCGAACTTGACGGCTGA
- a CDS encoding phosphoribosylanthranilate isomerase has translation MSAVRSKICGITRIEDALAAVEAGADAIGFVFYAKSPRAVTFQQARDIIKALPPFVTTVGLFVNASRCELGELLDAVPLDLLQFHGDETAADCEGWHRPYIKALRVKAGDDIAAACDAFPSASGILLDAYVEGVPGGTGEAFDWSLIPQGLSKPIILAGGLTPDNVAEAIARVRPYAVDVSGGVEASKGIKDHAKIQAFIKAVRSST, from the coding sequence ATGTCAGCCGTTCGCAGCAAGATTTGCGGGATTACCCGCATAGAAGATGCGTTGGCGGCGGTCGAGGCTGGCGCGGATGCGATCGGGTTTGTGTTTTACGCCAAGAGCCCACGGGCCGTGACGTTCCAGCAGGCGCGCGACATCATCAAGGCGCTGCCGCCGTTCGTGACTACCGTGGGTTTGTTCGTCAACGCCAGCCGTTGCGAGTTGGGCGAACTGCTCGATGCCGTGCCGCTGGACTTACTCCAGTTTCATGGCGATGAGACCGCTGCCGACTGTGAAGGCTGGCACCGGCCGTACATCAAGGCGCTGCGGGTCAAGGCCGGCGACGATATCGCGGCGGCATGCGATGCGTTTCCGAGCGCGAGCGGTATCCTGCTCGACGCCTACGTTGAAGGCGTACCCGGCGGAACCGGCGAAGCATTCGACTGGTCTCTGATACCGCAAGGCTTGAGCAAACCGATCATCCTGGCGGGCGGCTTGACGCCGGACAATGTCGCCGAGGCGATTGCAAGGGTCCGGCCTTACGCCGTGGACGTCAGCGGTGGGGTAGAGGCGAGCAAGGGCATCAAGGATCACGCAAAGATTCAGGCATTCATCAAGGCTGTACGTAGTAGCACGTAG
- the accD gene encoding acetyl-CoA carboxylase, carboxyltransferase subunit beta: MSNWLVDKLIPSIMRSEVKKSSVPEGLWHKCPSCEAVLYRPELEKTLDVCPKCNHHMRIGARARIDIFLDAEGRNELGADLEPVDRLKFRDGKKYKDRLTAAQKQTGEKDALISMSGTLLGMPVVVSAFEFSFMGGSMGAIVGERFVRAANYALENKCPMICFAASGGARMQEALISLMQMAKTSAVLARLREEGIPFISVLTDPVYGGVSASLAMLGDVIVGEPKALIGFAGPRVIEQTVREKLPEGFQRSEFLLEHGAIDMIIHRQELRPRLGNLLAQLTGKPTPKFVAAPIEPIVVPPVPANI; the protein is encoded by the coding sequence ATGAGCAACTGGTTAGTAGACAAACTGATCCCTTCGATCATGCGTTCCGAGGTCAAGAAGAGCTCGGTGCCTGAAGGTCTGTGGCACAAATGCCCGTCTTGCGAGGCTGTGCTGTATCGTCCGGAGCTGGAAAAGACCCTGGACGTTTGCCCCAAGTGCAACCACCACATGCGTATCGGCGCTCGCGCCCGTATCGACATTTTCCTCGACGCCGAAGGCCGCAATGAGCTGGGTGCGGACCTGGAGCCGGTCGACCGCCTGAAATTCCGTGACGGCAAGAAGTACAAGGACCGTCTGACCGCTGCGCAAAAGCAGACTGGCGAGAAAGACGCACTGATCTCCATGAGCGGCACCCTGCTGGGTATGCCGGTGGTGGTTTCGGCCTTCGAATTCTCCTTCATGGGCGGTTCCATGGGTGCCATCGTCGGTGAGCGCTTCGTGCGCGCCGCCAACTACGCCCTGGAAAACAAATGCCCGATGATCTGCTTCGCCGCTTCCGGTGGTGCGCGGATGCAGGAAGCCCTGATTTCCCTGATGCAAATGGCCAAGACCTCCGCGGTGCTGGCGCGTCTGCGTGAAGAAGGCATACCGTTCATCTCCGTGCTGACCGACCCGGTCTACGGCGGCGTTTCCGCCAGCCTCGCGATGCTTGGCGACGTGATTGTCGGTGAGCCGAAAGCCCTGATCGGCTTCGCCGGCCCGCGCGTGATCGAGCAAACCGTTCGCGAAAAACTGCCGGAAGGCTTCCAGCGCAGCGAATTCCTGCTGGAGCACGGTGCGATCGACATGATCATTCACCGCCAGGAACTGCGTCCGCGTCTGGGCAACCTGCTGGCGCAACTGACCGGCAAGCCGACGCCGAAATTCGTCGCTGCACCCATCGAGCCGATCGTGGTTCCGCCGGTGCCTGCAAACATATGA
- the folC gene encoding bifunctional tetrahydrofolate synthase/dihydrofolate synthase, producing MTQRTLGEWLAYLEQLHPSAIDMGLERSQQVASRMGLGKPAPRVITVTGTNGKGSTCAFVASLLRAQGLKVGVYNSPHLLRYNERVQVNGIEATDAELCEAFAAVEAGRGETSLTYFEMGTLAAFWLFQQSGLDAVVLEVGLGGRLDTVNVVDADMALVTSIGVDHADYLGDTRESVAFEKAGIFRQGAPALCGDLNPPQPLLDKARELACPFFLRGRDFDLGVTDHSWRWRGLDAQGRVVELRNLPLLDLPMENAALALQAYLLLGLPWVDAQIIDALKATKVVGRLDRRQFDWQGKRLNLLLDVGHNPHAAEYLARRLASRPPVGKRLAVFGLLADKDLDGVVGELNASVQHWAVAPLDSPRARPVADLHGALQNLGASVTSYDSVAAALEGQCALATSDDEILLFGSFYCVAEALEWLARRSTEEAANGIAG from the coding sequence ATGACCCAACGCACCCTTGGCGAGTGGCTCGCCTACCTTGAGCAGTTGCACCCTTCGGCCATCGACATGGGGCTGGAGCGCTCGCAACAGGTAGCGTCCCGCATGGGGCTGGGCAAGCCGGCGCCTCGGGTGATCACGGTCACCGGCACCAACGGCAAGGGTTCTACCTGCGCATTCGTGGCTTCGTTGCTGCGGGCGCAGGGTCTGAAAGTTGGTGTCTATAATTCTCCGCACCTGCTGCGTTACAACGAGCGGGTGCAGGTCAACGGCATCGAAGCGACTGATGCCGAGCTGTGCGAGGCCTTTGCTGCGGTAGAGGCGGGTCGTGGCGAGACGTCCCTGACGTATTTCGAGATGGGCACCCTGGCGGCGTTCTGGCTGTTTCAACAGTCCGGGCTTGATGCCGTGGTGCTGGAAGTCGGCCTGGGCGGGCGTCTGGATACGGTCAACGTGGTGGATGCCGACATGGCGCTGGTGACCAGCATTGGCGTTGATCACGCCGATTATCTGGGCGACACCCGTGAATCCGTGGCATTTGAGAAAGCCGGCATCTTCCGCCAGGGCGCGCCTGCGCTCTGTGGCGATCTGAATCCTCCTCAACCTCTGCTGGACAAGGCGCGCGAGCTGGCTTGCCCGTTTTTCCTGCGGGGTCGCGATTTTGACCTCGGTGTGACCGATCACAGCTGGCGATGGCGCGGTCTGGACGCTCAAGGGCGTGTGGTCGAATTGCGTAATTTGCCGTTGCTCGATCTGCCGATGGAAAACGCCGCACTGGCGTTACAAGCCTATCTGCTGCTCGGTTTGCCTTGGGTGGATGCGCAAATTATTGATGCCCTGAAAGCCACGAAAGTGGTCGGGCGTCTCGATCGCCGACAATTCGACTGGCAGGGCAAGCGTCTGAACCTGTTGCTGGATGTGGGGCATAACCCTCATGCGGCCGAGTATCTGGCTCGTCGCCTGGCGAGCCGGCCACCGGTCGGCAAGCGTCTGGCAGTGTTTGGATTGCTGGCGGACAAGGATCTGGATGGTGTTGTCGGCGAATTGAATGCTAGTGTCCAGCACTGGGCCGTTGCGCCGCTGGATTCACCGCGGGCGCGGCCGGTTGCCGATTTGCACGGAGCGTTGCAGAACCTTGGTGCGTCGGTAACGTCCTATGACAGCGTGGCCGCCGCCTTGGAAGGGCAGTGCGCGCTGGCGACGAGTGACGACGAGATTCTGTTGTTCGGATCATTTTATTGTGTTGCCGAGGCCCTTGAATGGCTGGCCCGGCGCTCCACGGAGGAAGCGGCAAATGGCATTGCTGGATAA
- a CDS encoding SPOR domain-containing protein produces MALLDKAYKQRMVGALVLVALAVIFLPMLFSRQDEQRQVTVEAPAAPQAPSVPQVQVEPVVVPEPQALPQEPVPSDDDIAQQEEPSIPVAPTAPVTPAPAVKPVTPPPAPAPVNKPTTAPSQPITAAPGKPDTTQSRVDANGLSVSWSVQLASLSNRASAENLQKTLRSQGYNAYIRTADGKNRVFVGPLIERAEADRLRDLLNRQQNLKGFVVRFQPERG; encoded by the coding sequence ATGGCATTGCTGGATAAGGCCTACAAACAGCGCATGGTCGGCGCCCTGGTGCTGGTGGCGCTGGCAGTGATTTTCCTGCCGATGCTCTTTTCCCGTCAGGATGAGCAGCGTCAGGTCACGGTCGAAGCACCGGCTGCGCCGCAGGCGCCTTCGGTGCCGCAGGTTCAGGTTGAGCCGGTGGTCGTGCCCGAGCCTCAAGCCTTGCCGCAAGAACCCGTGCCGAGTGATGACGACATCGCCCAGCAGGAAGAGCCATCGATACCGGTCGCACCGACGGCGCCCGTCACGCCTGCGCCTGCCGTGAAACCGGTAACGCCGCCTCCGGCACCGGCTCCGGTCAACAAACCAACGACTGCGCCAAGCCAGCCGATCACTGCCGCACCGGGCAAGCCGGACACGACTCAAAGCCGCGTCGACGCCAATGGCCTCTCGGTCAGCTGGTCGGTGCAACTGGCCAGCCTGTCGAACCGTGCCAGCGCGGAAAACCTGCAAAAAACCCTGCGCAGCCAGGGTTACAACGCCTACATTCGAACGGCTGACGGCAAGAATCGGGTGTTCGTCGGGCCACTGATCGAGCGTGCAGAAGCCGATCGTCTGCGCGACTTGTTGAACCGTCAGCAGAACCTCAAGGGTTTTGTGGTGCGCTTCCAGCCTGAGCGCGGTTGA
- a CDS encoding CvpA family protein translates to MPFTWVDWAIVAIIAISALISLSRGFVKEALSLVTWIIAGVVAWMFGGALSEYLAGYIETPSARVIAGCAIMFVATLIVGAMINYLIGELVRVTGLSGTDRFLGMAFGAARGVLLVVVAVGLLSLGPVQQDGWWQQSQLVPKFLLVADWSKNLILGWSSQWLASGISVPAEIPFKEHLLPTAKMPQ, encoded by the coding sequence GTGCCATTTACCTGGGTTGACTGGGCGATCGTTGCAATCATCGCCATCTCCGCATTGATCAGTCTGAGCCGCGGCTTCGTCAAGGAAGCATTATCGCTGGTGACCTGGATCATTGCAGGAGTCGTCGCCTGGATGTTCGGTGGTGCATTGTCCGAGTACCTCGCCGGATACATCGAAACGCCATCGGCTCGCGTGATAGCGGGCTGCGCAATAATGTTTGTCGCCACGCTGATCGTAGGCGCAATGATCAATTATCTTATCGGCGAATTGGTTCGCGTTACCGGGTTGTCCGGGACCGATCGATTCCTCGGCATGGCCTTCGGCGCCGCGCGTGGCGTGTTGCTGGTGGTCGTGGCGGTCGGGCTGTTGAGCCTGGGGCCGGTACAGCAGGACGGGTGGTGGCAACAGTCGCAGCTCGTGCCAAAATTTCTATTGGTCGCAGACTGGTCCAAAAACCTGATCCTCGGGTGGAGCAGTCAGTGGCTTGCCAGCGGTATCAGCGTACCCGCTGAAATACCGTTCAAGGAGCACCTCTTGCCGACGGCCAAAATGCCTCAGTGA
- the purF gene encoding amidophosphoribosyltransferase — translation MCGIVGIVGKSNVNQALYDALTVLQHRGQDAAGIVTSHDGRLFLRKDNGLVRDVFHQRHMQRLVGHMGIGHVRYPTAGSSTSAEAQPFYVNSPYGITLAHNGNLTNVEQLAKEIYESDLRHVNTNSDSEVLLNVFAHELAQRGKLQPTEEDVFAAVTDVHNRCVGGYAVVAMVTGYGIVGFRDPHGIRPIVFGQRHTDEGVEYMIASESVSLDVLGFTLIRDLAPGEAVYITEDGKLHTRQCATNPSLTPCIFEHVYLARPDSIIDGVSVYKARLRMGEKLAEKILRERPDHDIDVVIPIPDTSRTAALELANHLGVKFREGFVKNRYIGRTFIMPGQAARKKSVRQKLNAIELEFRGKNVMLVDDSIVRGTTCKQIIQMAREAGAKNVYFCSAAPAVRYPNVYGIDMPSAHELIAHNRSTQDVADLIGADWLIYQDLPDLIEAVGGGKIKIDKFDCAVFDGQYVTGDVDEAYLNKIEQARNDASKVKTQAVSAIIDLYNN, via the coding sequence ATGTGTGGCATCGTCGGTATCGTCGGTAAGTCGAACGTCAATCAGGCGCTGTATGACGCGCTAACCGTCCTCCAGCACCGCGGCCAGGACGCTGCCGGTATCGTGACCAGCCATGACGGCCGGTTATTCCTGCGCAAGGACAACGGCCTGGTGCGTGACGTGTTCCATCAGCGTCACATGCAGCGTCTGGTCGGCCACATGGGCATTGGCCATGTGCGTTATCCGACCGCGGGCAGCTCGACCTCGGCCGAAGCTCAACCGTTTTACGTCAACTCGCCTTACGGCATCACCCTGGCGCACAACGGTAACCTGACCAACGTTGAACAGCTGGCCAAGGAGATTTACGAATCTGACCTGCGCCACGTCAACACCAACTCCGATTCGGAAGTGCTGCTGAACGTGTTCGCGCACGAACTGGCCCAGCGCGGCAAGCTGCAGCCGACCGAAGAAGACGTGTTCGCCGCCGTGACTGACGTGCACAACCGGTGCGTGGGTGGTTACGCCGTCGTGGCGATGGTGACCGGCTACGGCATCGTCGGTTTCCGCGACCCGCACGGCATCCGCCCGATCGTCTTCGGTCAGCGTCACACCGACGAAGGCGTCGAGTACATGATCGCCTCCGAAAGCGTGTCCCTGGACGTGCTCGGTTTCACCCTGATTCGCGACCTGGCACCGGGCGAAGCGGTCTACATCACTGAAGACGGCAAGCTGCACACCCGTCAGTGCGCGACCAACCCGTCCCTGACCCCGTGCATCTTCGAACACGTCTACCTGGCGCGTCCGGATTCGATCATCGACGGCGTGTCGGTCTACAAGGCCCGTCTGCGCATGGGTGAGAAGCTCGCCGAGAAGATCCTGCGCGAGCGTCCGGATCACGACATCGACGTGGTCATCCCGATTCCGGACACCAGCCGCACCGCGGCGCTGGAACTGGCGAACCACCTGGGCGTCAAGTTCCGCGAAGGCTTCGTGAAGAACCGCTACATCGGTCGGACCTTCATCATGCCGGGCCAGGCTGCACGGAAAAAATCCGTACGCCAGAAGCTCAACGCCATCGAACTGGAATTCCGCGGCAAGAACGTGATGCTGGTGGACGACTCGATCGTTCGCGGCACCACCTGCAAGCAGATCATCCAGATGGCCCGCGAAGCCGGTGCCAAGAACGTCTACTTCTGCTCCGCGGCACCGGCCGTTCGCTACCCGAACGTCTACGGCATCGACATGCCGAGCGCCCACGAGCTGATCGCCCACAACCGTTCGACCCAGGACGTGGCGGATCTGATCGGCGCAGACTGGCTGATCTATCAGGACTTGCCTGACTTGATCGAAGCGGTAGGTGGCGGCAAGATCAAGATCGACAAGTTCGATTGCGCGGTGTTCGACGGCCAGTACGTCACCGGCGACGTCGACGAGGCTTACCTGAACAAGATCGAGCAGGCACGTAACGATGCCTCCAAGGTCAAGACGCAGGCAGTCAGTGCGATCATCGATCTGTACAACAACTGA
- a CDS encoding O-succinylhomoserine sulfhydrylase: MSQDWDAGRLDSDLEGVAFDTLAVRAGQHRTPEGEHGDPMFFTSSYVFRTAADAAARFAGEVPGNVYSRYTNPTVRAFEERIAALESAEQAVATATGMAAIMAVVMSLCSAGDHVLVSRSVFGSTISLFEKYFKRFGIEVDYVPLADLSGWDAAIKSNTKLLFVESPSNPLAELVDIAELSKIAHAKGAMLVVDNCFCTPALQQPLKMGADIVVHSATKFIDGQGRCMGGVVAGRSEQMKEVVGFLRTAGPTLSPFNAWIFLKGLETLSLRMKAHCANAQQLAEWLEQQDGIEKVHYAGLKSHPQHELAQRQQKGFGAVVSFEVKGGKEGAWRFIDATRLISITANLGDSKTTITHPSTTSHGRLAPQEREAAGIRDSLIRIAVGLEDVADLQADLARGLAAL, from the coding sequence ATGAGTCAGGATTGGGATGCCGGTCGGCTGGACAGCGACCTCGAAGGCGTAGCGTTCGATACCCTGGCCGTACGCGCCGGACAGCACCGTACGCCGGAAGGCGAACACGGTGATCCGATGTTCTTCACTTCCAGCTATGTATTCCGTACCGCCGCCGACGCGGCCGCGCGCTTTGCCGGGGAAGTGCCGGGCAACGTTTACTCGCGTTACACCAACCCGACCGTTCGCGCGTTCGAAGAGCGCATTGCCGCGCTGGAAAGCGCTGAGCAAGCGGTGGCCACCGCCACCGGCATGGCCGCGATCATGGCGGTGGTGATGAGCCTGTGCAGTGCTGGCGACCATGTGCTGGTATCGCGCAGCGTTTTCGGTTCGACCATCAGCCTGTTCGAGAAGTACTTCAAGCGCTTCGGCATCGAAGTCGATTACGTGCCTCTGGCGGACCTGTCCGGCTGGGATGCGGCGATCAAGTCCAACACCAAATTGCTGTTCGTCGAGTCGCCGTCCAACCCGCTGGCCGAGCTGGTGGATATCGCCGAATTGTCGAAAATCGCTCACGCCAAAGGCGCGATGCTGGTGGTGGACAACTGCTTCTGCACGCCTGCGTTGCAGCAGCCGCTGAAGATGGGCGCGGACATCGTCGTGCACTCGGCGACCAAGTTTATCGACGGCCAGGGCCGTTGCATGGGCGGCGTTGTAGCCGGTCGTAGCGAGCAGATGAAAGAAGTGGTCGGTTTCCTGCGCACTGCCGGGCCAACCTTGAGCCCGTTCAATGCCTGGATTTTCCTCAAGGGCCTCGAAACCCTGAGCCTGCGCATGAAGGCGCACTGTGCCAATGCCCAGCAACTGGCCGAATGGCTGGAGCAGCAGGACGGTATCGAAAAAGTCCATTACGCCGGCCTGAAAAGCCACCCGCAGCACGAGTTGGCTCAGCGTCAGCAGAAAGGTTTCGGCGCCGTGGTGAGTTTCGAGGTCAAGGGTGGCAAAGAGGGCGCCTGGCGCTTTATCGATGCGACCCGGTTGATTTCGATTACCGCCAACCTCGGCGACAGCAAGACCACCATCACCCACCCGAGCACCACCTCCCATGGCCGTCTGGCGCCTCAAGAGCGTGAAGCGGCGGGCATTCGTGACAGCCTGATCCGCATTGCAGTCGGTCTGGAAGACGTGGCTGACCTGCAGGCCGATCTGGCGCGCGGGTTGGCTGCCTTGTGA
- a CDS encoding SDR family oxidoreductase, which translates to MIELSIPTTGSNGRVALVTGAARGIGLGIAAWLISEGWQVVLTDLDRVRGSKVAKVLGENAWFIAMDVSNEGQVALGVAEVLGQFGRLDALVCNAAVADPHNNTLESLDLAYWNRVLAVNLSGPMLLAKHCAPYLRAHSGAIVNLASTRAGQSEPDTEAYAASKGGLLALTHALAISLGPEVRVNAVSPGWIDARDPAVRRAEPLTEADHAQHPAGRVGTVEDVAAMVAWLLSKNAGFVTGQEFVVDGGMTKKMIYSE; encoded by the coding sequence GTGATCGAGTTGTCCATCCCGACTACCGGTTCCAATGGCCGTGTTGCACTGGTGACCGGTGCAGCGCGGGGCATCGGTCTGGGGATCGCGGCCTGGCTGATCAGCGAAGGCTGGCAGGTGGTGTTGACGGACCTGGATCGGGTGCGCGGTTCGAAAGTGGCGAAGGTGCTGGGTGAGAACGCCTGGTTCATCGCCATGGACGTCTCGAATGAAGGGCAGGTCGCGCTGGGCGTTGCCGAAGTGCTGGGGCAGTTCGGGCGCCTGGATGCGCTGGTATGCAATGCGGCAGTGGCCGATCCGCACAACAACACTCTGGAAAGCCTTGATCTGGCTTACTGGAATCGGGTGCTGGCGGTGAATCTCAGTGGGCCGATGCTGTTGGCCAAGCACTGTGCGCCGTACCTGCGTGCTCACAGTGGCGCGATCGTCAACCTGGCCTCGACCCGTGCCGGGCAGTCAGAACCCGACACAGAGGCTTATGCGGCGAGCAAGGGCGGGCTGTTGGCCCTGACTCACGCGTTGGCGATCAGCCTGGGTCCGGAAGTTCGCGTCAATGCCGTCAGTCCTGGCTGGATCGATGCGCGGGACCCTGCGGTGCGGCGTGCCGAGCCACTCACCGAAGCTGACCATGCACAGCATCCGGCGGGCAGGGTGGGGACGGTCGAGGACGTGGCGGCGATGGTGGCCTGGCTGCTGTCGAAGAATGCGGGTTTCGTCACGGGCCAGGAGTTTGTGGTCGATGGCGGCATGACCAAGAAGATGATTTACAGCGAGTAA
- a CDS encoding ATP-binding cassette domain-containing protein: MSDVHSLLDREVVVELRSISKVYKSLRRNDLLQAIDDVTLKVFRGEVLCLMGASGSGKSTLLRHINRLIEPTRGEVLIGGEDISTLSGKALRDLRSRRIGMVFQHFGLLPHRSVRDNVALPLELRGEAEAIRNAAADKELRAVGLEGWGDHYPHELSGGMQQRVGLARALVTHPDILLMDEPFSALDPTIRRDLQSHFLQLVRERGITALLVTHDPAEALRLGDRVAVLRGGKLIQVGSCEQLLQHPADDEVADFFRDATVAPIRRPAPKKTPLRPVSDPPLPRSGHPTLHKWQALLLGPATFAAYGRGAMFWLMFALELAAVALFGHGWLTQQWSIALAGAVIGVASRVVSVSWATSAVRTVSNAWVLPVVLLLVGQALVAWRVFSPDTLGVLQQFPVHRASMLATAGAIDQLIVWSQVTFESSFVGVIVAVRSVIEGIESVLGWLPWPVLTLTVIVLAWRSAGLTLALVSAAAMMYIGLFGFWDRTVATLALVGASVFISLVIGVPVGIVLARKPLLRRIVTPILDVMQTLPTFVYLIPAVAFFSVGKTPAVIATVIFSLAPMIRLTALGIQEVPKNAIEAAVAHGATSWQTLLKVELPLAARSLLLGVNQTLVMSLSMVVVAALIGAGGLGYDVMTALRNIKGGEGMLAGIAIVFCALIPDRIIQSTLREQDRTFNQK, encoded by the coding sequence GTGTCGGATGTTCATAGTTTGCTCGACCGGGAAGTAGTGGTCGAACTTCGCAGCATCAGCAAAGTTTATAAGTCATTGCGAAGGAATGATTTGCTGCAGGCCATAGACGACGTCACCCTCAAGGTATTTCGCGGCGAAGTGCTGTGCTTGATGGGAGCCTCCGGCAGCGGCAAGTCGACACTCTTGCGCCATATCAACAGATTGATTGAGCCCACCCGGGGTGAGGTGCTCATCGGTGGTGAAGATATCAGCACGCTGTCGGGCAAGGCCTTACGAGACCTCCGATCACGGCGCATCGGCATGGTCTTTCAGCACTTCGGTTTACTGCCGCACCGTAGCGTTCGCGACAACGTAGCGTTGCCGCTGGAGCTGCGCGGTGAGGCCGAGGCAATCCGAAACGCTGCCGCTGATAAAGAGCTGCGAGCCGTGGGGCTTGAAGGTTGGGGCGACCACTATCCTCATGAGCTATCGGGCGGTATGCAGCAGCGGGTCGGGCTGGCTCGCGCATTGGTGACCCATCCCGACATTCTGTTGATGGACGAGCCATTCAGTGCGCTGGACCCGACTATTCGTCGCGACCTGCAAAGTCACTTCTTGCAACTTGTTCGCGAACGGGGAATCACCGCGCTGCTGGTGACCCATGATCCCGCCGAAGCCTTGCGCCTTGGCGATCGGGTTGCGGTGCTGCGGGGTGGCAAGCTGATTCAGGTTGGCTCGTGCGAACAGTTATTGCAGCATCCGGCTGATGACGAGGTTGCTGACTTTTTCCGTGACGCCACTGTCGCGCCAATCCGGCGACCGGCCCCGAAAAAAACTCCGCTGCGTCCCGTGTCCGACCCGCCATTACCTCGATCGGGCCATCCGACACTTCATAAATGGCAAGCGTTGTTGCTGGGCCCCGCGACCTTCGCTGCCTATGGGCGAGGCGCTATGTTCTGGCTGATGTTTGCCCTGGAGTTGGCAGCTGTGGCGCTGTTCGGGCATGGATGGTTGACGCAGCAATGGTCTATCGCTCTCGCCGGTGCCGTCATCGGTGTTGCAAGCCGAGTCGTGAGTGTTTCGTGGGCGACGTCGGCAGTGCGGACCGTCAGTAATGCCTGGGTTTTACCTGTGGTGTTGCTCTTGGTCGGCCAGGCGTTAGTGGCATGGCGCGTGTTCTCGCCGGACACCCTTGGCGTCCTGCAGCAGTTCCCGGTTCATCGTGCCTCGATGCTGGCGACAGCCGGTGCGATCGACCAATTGATCGTTTGGTCGCAAGTCACCTTCGAGAGCAGCTTTGTTGGCGTCATCGTGGCCGTCCGTTCTGTGATCGAGGGCATCGAAAGCGTCCTTGGCTGGCTGCCATGGCCAGTGCTGACACTGACGGTGATCGTACTTGCGTGGCGCTCTGCCGGCCTGACATTGGCGCTCGTCAGTGCGGCAGCGATGATGTACATCGGCTTGTTCGGCTTCTGGGACAGAACCGTAGCGACATTGGCATTGGTGGGAGCCTCCGTGTTCATTTCGCTGGTGATTGGTGTACCGGTGGGCATTGTGTTGGCCAGGAAGCCGCTGCTGCGCCGAATCGTCACGCCGATACTCGATGTCATGCAAACCTTGCCGACCTTCGTCTACTTGATCCCTGCGGTGGCTTTTTTCTCTGTGGGCAAAACGCCAGCAGTGATCGCCACGGTGATTTTTTCCCTGGCACCGATGATTCGCCTGACGGCGCTGGGTATTCAGGAAGTCCCGAAAAATGCCATCGAGGCTGCTGTCGCCCACGGGGCCACGTCATGGCAGACGCTGCTCAAAGTCGAATTGCCGTTGGCCGCCCGGTCGTTATTGCTCGGGGTCAATCAGACACTGGTCATGAGCCTTTCGATGGTCGTTGTCGCGGCGTTGATCGGTGCCGGGGGGCTGGGGTACGACGTGATGACGGCGCTGCGCAATATCAAAGGGGGCGAGGGCATGTTAGCGGGTATCGCCATTGTGTTCTGTGCCTTGATCCCCGATCGCATTATTCAATCAACTCTGCGTGAGCAGGACCGCACCTTCAATCAAAAGTGA